The nucleotide sequence TCTGACACCTTTTCTGCCCTTCAGTGCTGCCGCCGGTATGCATGTCGCATGTGTAGTCGGGAGCACAGGCATGCAAGCCTCTATTCAGGTTTCATCGGACGGTACGGCTGCAACAGTCTGGCAGGCTGCTTATGATGCGGAGACTGTAACCCACCCTTGATCAGGGAATTTATTCTCATCGTAAAATTCTGCTCCCCTTGTTTCCATACCCAACAATGGTAAAGATAATTTCTGAGGCGACGAAAGGGATTGGTATTTCATCGTCTCCCCGTCGCCGTTGTCGGTGGCGCGCACGGGTTGGGAGTTCGTTTTTTGAGATCATTGCGGTACTGACAGACAAATGGTCATGAGCAGAATTGCCTTATGCATGAATGTCCGCGATGAGGCCCGTGATATTGCGGAATGGATCGCGTTTCACGGCGCTGTTGGCTTTCACTCACAGATTATTTTCGATAATCGTTCCACTGATTCGACCTCTGAGATAATCAAGGCCGCATCAAAAGTGCTTGATGTGCGTTATCATCATTGGGATCGGACGGATTCACGATATCAGGTGGATGCCTATTTTACAGCCTGCCATGTCTATCGGCATGAATTTGACTGGATCGCTTTTGTCGATTCAGATGAGTATCTGATGCCGGAATTTCCTGTTCACATGGCGGAATATCTGGATGGTTTCAAAGATCGGGAAGTGGGGGGAATTGGCGTCAACTGGGCCACTTACGGCTCCAGCGGGCTAGTCGATTTTCCGTCTGGACTGATTGCGGAAAGTTTCACCAGACGTTCCAGCGCAGATTTTTTCCCCAATCGGCATATCAAGTCGATTGTTCGTCCGCTGTCAGTCATATCCTGCGATAATCCACATTGGTTCAACACGGATGCTCCTTATATGGATGCAGCCGGTAATCCCCTAGAATGGTATGTTTCAGATCAGGGTGAAGTGGTGAAAGGGCTGACGAAAGCGATCCCTGATTATAAGGGGGCAAGAATCAATCATTATTTTACCCGTTCTCTGGCGCATTGGAAGCGCAAGGTTAATCGTGGGTATCCAGCGGATATTGCCATCCGTAAAATGGAAGAATTTGAATATTATAATAGAAATGAAATAGAAGATCCTATTGCTGTTCGATACATGCATAATGTCCTGAAAATTCTTGATCGTATTGGTAATCCCTGAGATTCGATTGCACATGCGATCAGGGGTGGCAGGGCTTGCTGCAGATAGGGCGCGTGGCTAGACGATTGATGGTGGGTGCGCCCTTTATGGCAATGGCAGGAGCATGATAGTGTTTGCAACGGCTGATCTGGTGGATGCTTATCAGGATCGTCTCTGCTCCTGCTTTATCCAGTTTGCCAGCTATGGCGGCCATGCACGTTTCAGCGGGCCGGTCCGGACCATTCGTACCTATGAAGATAATGCCCTGATCAAGGCGACCCTCTCTTCCCCCGGTCAGGGGGCTGTGCTGGTCATTGATGGGGGTGGATCATTGCGCTCCGCCCTTGTGGGGGATGTGATTGCTGGCTTGGCGGTCACAAATGGCTGGGCCGGCATCGTCGCCTGGGGCGTGGTACGGGATAGCGTGGCGCTCAAAACCCTGCAGATCGGGATCAAGGCGCTC is from Granulibacter bethesdensis and encodes:
- a CDS encoding glycosyltransferase family 2 protein, with the protein product MNVRDEARDIAEWIAFHGAVGFHSQIIFDNRSTDSTSEIIKAASKVLDVRYHHWDRTDSRYQVDAYFTACHVYRHEFDWIAFVDSDEYLMPEFPVHMAEYLDGFKDREVGGIGVNWATYGSSGLVDFPSGLIAESFTRRSSADFFPNRHIKSIVRPLSVISCDNPHWFNTDAPYMDAAGNPLEWYVSDQGEVVKGLTKAIPDYKGARINHYFTRSLAHWKRKVNRGYPADIAIRKMEEFEYYNRNEIEDPIAVRYMHNVLKILDRIGNP
- the rraA gene encoding ribonuclease E activity regulator RraA, with translation MIVFATADLVDAYQDRLCSCFIQFASYGGHARFSGPVRTIRTYEDNALIKATLSSPGQGAVLVIDGGGSLRSALVGDVIAGLAVTNGWAGIVAWGVVRDSVALKTLQIGIKALGTNPWKSGKAGSGVLDGPVSFGGVTFAAGDWVYADEDGLLVSAGGALPL